DNA sequence from the Paraburkholderia azotifigens genome:
CTACACGGCCAATCGCAACGACTTCAACAGGCTGATCTGGCAACTGGCTTCGCCGAAGTGGCATTTCGACGACTCGACGTATCAGCGCACGGCGGCATCGTTCGCGAATCCCGATCACGTCTCCATCGTGATCCACAACTACCGCTGGCGTCTCGGCCTCGCGCAAGGCGAAGCGCAGTACGACGACATCGAGAAGCGCCTCGCCGCGCTGCCGGCCATCTCCGTGCCGACCATCACGATGGAAGGCGACGCGAACGGTGCGCCGCATCCGCCCGCGGCAGCCTACGCCAAGATGTTCACGGGCAAGTACCAGCATCGCGACGTGAGCGGCGGCATCGGCCACAACCTGCCGCAGGAAGCGCCGCGGGCGTTCGCCGACGCCGTCATGCAGGTCGTGCGGCTGTGATCCCGGACGCGTTCAACCCATGCAACGCAATCCGTCGCATATCGACCTGACATCATGGACAAACCCGACCACGTTCTGATCGTCGACGAGGATCGCGGCGTACGCGAATTCGTCGCGGCCTATCTCGAGAAAAACGGTATGCGGGTCACGCTCGCGTCGAGCGGGCGCGACATGCATGCCGTGCTCGAACGCGATACGCCCGATGTGATCCTGCTCGACCTGATGCTGCCCGGCGAAGACGGTCTCGCGCTGTGCCGCGGGCTGCGCGCGGGCCGTCATCGCGCGCTGCCGCTCATGTTGCTCACGGAGCAATGCGACGAAATGGACCGCATCATCGGTCTGGAGATGGGCGCGGACGACTTCCTCGCGAAGCCGTTCGCCGTGCGCGAACTGCTCGCCCGCATCCGCGCGGTGCTGCGCCGCACGCGCATGCTGCCGCCGGGCATGCTGATCGCGGAATCGTCGGAGATGCTCGGCTTCGGCGACTGGCGGCTCGATACGACGGCCCGTCATCTGCTCGACAACGACGACGCCGTGGTTGCGTTGAGCGGCGCCGAGTACCGGCTGCTGCGCGTGTTTCTCGATCATCCGCAACGCGTGCTGACGCGCGACCAGCTGCTCAATCTGACGCAGCGGCGCAATGCCGAACCGTTCGACCGTTCGATCGACCTGCTGGTCAGCCGGCTGCGTCAACGGCTCGGCGACGTCGCCCGCGTGCCGCGCTACATCAAGACGCTGCGCAACGAAGGCTACGTGTTCTCGTCGAGCGTCAAGGCCGTCGAGGAACTGCGCGAGCGGCAGCACGCCTGACGCGGCGGCCGCGACGTTCGCGTCGCCGCTTCATTTGTATCGCCATGTATCGGGCGCCCGCCGCGATACATCGCGATACGCAAACCCTACCTTCCTGACATTCGCCGGATACATGCGCGGACTCTAATCCTGCATAACGGCACGCGCCACGTGTGCCAACCGGTCGAAGCCATCCATCGCGGATCAGGAGGTTGTTCATGTTACTCATCGTCATCGCGTTTCTCGGCGGGGTGCTCACGATACTGAGCCCCTGCATCCTGCCTGTCGTGCCGTTCGTCTTCGCGCGCTCCGACAGGCCCTTCGTCACGGACCGGCTGCCGCTCCTGATCGGGCTCGCCGTCACGTTCTC
Encoded proteins:
- a CDS encoding response regulator, with product MDKPDHVLIVDEDRGVREFVAAYLEKNGMRVTLASSGRDMHAVLERDTPDVILLDLMLPGEDGLALCRGLRAGRHRALPLMLLTEQCDEMDRIIGLEMGADDFLAKPFAVRELLARIRAVLRRTRMLPPGMLIAESSEMLGFGDWRLDTTARHLLDNDDAVVALSGAEYRLLRVFLDHPQRVLTRDQLLNLTQRRNAEPFDRSIDLLVSRLRQRLGDVARVPRYIKTLRNEGYVFSSSVKAVEELRERQHA